Proteins co-encoded in one Fusarium fujikuroi IMI 58289 draft genome, chromosome FFUJ_chr06 genomic window:
- a CDS encoding probable vacuolar aspartic proteasse, with protein MAAAVRICVCGDESTGKSSLIASLVKDQFVNNKIQPVLPQITIPPSIGTPENVSTTIVDTSARPQDRTTLRKEIRKCNVILLVYADHYSYERVALFWMPYFRSLGVNVPVVVEEELLPVMAEFREIDSCIRTSARDHRNVNEVFFLCQKAVTHPIAPLFDYKEGHLKPLCVDALRRIFYLCDKDQDGYLNEQEMRDFQARCFDKPLTADDLDNIKLSISKSLPTSELEKGIDLPGFLQLNKLYAEKGRHETIWIILRKYHYTDSLSLEDKFIRPKFDVPEYSSAELSPAGYRFFVDLFLLFDKDNDGGLNDQELEALFAPAPGLPSSWTDSSFPSSTVRNEAGHVTLQGWLAQWSMTTFIEPKTTIEYLAYLGFEPPNPKEPITAALKITKPRKRRRRPGRVERNVVLCYVLGASGAGKSALLDSFLNRPFDGLYHPTIKPRRAVNSVELPGGKQVYLILEELGELEPAILENPAKLDACDLICYAYDSSDPDSFSHIVDLRSKYAHLDELPSIYTALKADKDKTNQRCELQPDQYTASLNMSLPLHVSVTWGSISELFVGFADAATNPSTAFPRSNEEGPDRTSLYIALGATACAGVAALTIWRRATNAL; from the exons ATGGCCGCCGCCG TGCGCATCTGCGTCTGCGGTGATGAAAGCACCGGCAAATCGAGCCTCATCGCTTCTCTAGTAAAAGATCAATTTGTCAACAACAAAATCCAGCCCGTCCTTCCTCAAATCACTATCCCTCCTAGTATTGGTACGCCCGAGAATGTCTCAACAACGATCGTCGATACCTCAGCTCGCCCGCAAGACCGAACTACTTTGCGCAAAGAGATCCGAAAGTGCAATGTCATCCTTCTCGTCTATGCCGATCATTACAGCTACGAAAGAGTAGCACTGTTCTGGATGCCATACTTCCGATCCCTCGGCGTCAACGTCCCCGTC GTAGTCGAGGAGGAATTGTTACCTGTGATGGCCGAGTTTCGCGAAATCGATTCTTGCATCCGCACCAGCGCTCGAGACCATCGAAACGTAAATGAAgtcttcttcctttgtcAAAAGGCCGTAACTCATCCAATTGCCCCTCTATTTGACTACAAGGAGGGGCATCTCAAGCCTCTATGCGTTGATGCTCTGAGGCGCATATTCTATCTTTGCGACAAAGATCAGGACGGATATCTCAATGAACAAGAAATGAGAGACTTCCAAGCACGTTGTTTCGATAAACCTCTGACAGCGGACGATCTAGACAATATCAAACTCAGTATCTCGAAATCGTTGCCCACGTCCGAGTTAGAAAAGGGCATTGACCTGCCGGGATTCCTACAATTAAACAAGCTTTATGCTGAGAAGGGTCGCCATGAGACTATCTGGATTATCCTTCGAAAATATCACTATACCGATAGTCTCAGTCTCGAGGATAAGTTTATTAGACCCAAGTTCGATGTTCCAGAGTACTCGTCGGCCGAGTTGAGTCCTGCCGGCTATAGATTCTTTGTGGATCTCTTCTTGCTATTTGACAAGGACAATGATGGTGGTCTCAATGATCAAGAACTCGAGGCTCTGTTTGCCCCAGCTCCAGGCCTTCCCAGTTCGTGGACCGACTCGTCGTTCCCCTCCTCGACTGTAAGGAATGAAGCTGGGCACGTCACTTTGCAGGGCTGGCTGGCTCAGTGGAGTATGACAACATTTATCGAACCCAAGACAACTATTGAATATCTTGCGTATCTGGGGTTTGAGCCTCCGAATCCCAAAGAACCCATCACCGCGGCACTCAAGATAACCAAGCCTCGTAAGAGAAGAAGACGTCCTGGTCGGGTTGAGCGTAACGTGGTCCTCTGCTACGTTCTTGGTGCATCAGGAGCAGGCAAATCCGCTCTCCTCGACTCATTCCTCAACCGCCCGTTTGATGGTCTTTATCATCCGACCATCAAGCCACGCCGCGCTGTCAACAGTGTCGAGCTGCCCGGTGGAAAGCAAGTGTACCTCATtctggaagagcttggagagctGGAGCCTGCAATCCTTGAGAACCCGGCCAAGTTAGATGCTTGCGATCTTATTTGCTACGCCTATGACTCGTCTGACCCCGACTCGTTCTCGCATATCGTTGATCTGCGGAGCAAATACGCGCACCTTGATGAGCTCCCTTCGATTTATACTGCTCTCAAGGCCGAtaaagacaagacaaaccaACGCTGTGAGCTTCAGCCGGATCAGTATACTGCCTCACTCAACATGAGCCTGCCGTTACATGTGAGTGTCACCTGGGGTAGCATCAGTGAGCTTTTTGTAGGTTTTGCAGATGCCGCTACAAATCCCAGTACGGCTTTCCCCAGGAGCAATGAGGAGGGACCTGATCGGACCAGTTTGTATATTGCATTAGGCGCCACGGCCTGCGCAGGAGTTGCCGCTTTGACGATATGGCGACGGGCAACGAATGCTCTTTGA
- a CDS encoding related to RNA (guanine-N7-) methyltransferase: protein MGRDSDRDDGDERNHRKRPANDEPQDDLPQPYNAKSLQPAKRRALSPSEQPRKLKRPGARARISEAEREAIRQRQLEREREAAAEEAAEAEQERIRNNSDLVRHHYNNVPERGRDWRTRDSKIKGLRVFNNWIKSCIIQRYSPDEDHTPGSREAGRSSGKDLLVLDMGCGKGGDLNKWQQAPQPIQLYVGLDPADVSIEQARDRYRTLGSRGGRGGRGGHRRPPPRLFDARFHVKDCFGESIENLDIIQQVGFDPSPMNRRGFDVVSMMFSMHYAFESEKNARNMLRNVAGALKKGGRFIGCIPNSDVLGERVRRFNEEAAAKRAAKQSEEKDGDGSTTPQQTEPEDGELEEGEEEPTAEWGNSIYRVRFPGKTPDDGVFRPAFGWKYNFFLDEAVEEVPEYVVPWEAFRALAEDYNLELQFHRTFPEIWEAEKDDRELGPLSERMGVRERGGGPLLVSDEEMEAASFYVGFCFYKV, encoded by the coding sequence ATGGGCAGAGACTCTGATCGCGACGACGGCGACGAGCGAAACCACCGCAAACGTCCTGCCAACGACGAACCTCAAGATGACCTACCCCAACCATACAATGCCAAGTCACTTCAGCCAGCAAAGCGGCGCGCCCTCTCGCCATCAGAACAGCCTCGAAAGCTGAAGCGCCCCGGTGCGCGCGCGCGTATATCAGAGGCCGAACGTGAAGCCATTCGACAGCGTCAGCTCGAACGAGAACGCGAAGCCGCTGCTGAGGAAGCCGCCGAAGCTGAACAGGAGAGGATCCGAAACAACAGTGACCTTGTGCGGCACCACTACAACAACGTACCAGAGCGTGGTCGCGACTGGAGAACAAGGGacagcaagatcaagggaCTTCGTGTTTTCAACAATTGGATCAAGAGCTGCATCATCCAGCGTTATTCACCCGATGAAGACCACACCCCTGGTTCGCGCGAAGCTGGACGCTCCAGTGGCAAGGACTTACTTGTACTGGACATGGGATGTGGAAAGGGCGGCGATCTCAACAAGTGGCAGCAGGCTCCTCAGCCAATTCAGCTTTATGTTGGGCTCGATCCCGCTGACGTGAGTATTGAGCAAGCTCGCGACCGCTACCGTACACTGGGCAGCCGTGGCGGGCGAGGCGGGCGAGGCGGACACCGAAGACCGCCACCGCGCTTATTCGACGCTCGCTTCCATGTTAAAGATTGCTTCGGCGAGTCCATTGAGAACCTCGACATCATCCAACAAGTCGGCTTCGACCCTTCGCCCATGAATCGCCGAGGTTTCGACGTTGTCAGCATGATGTTCTCTATGCACTATGCTTTCGAGTCGGAAAAGAACGCGCGCAACATGCTCCGCAACGTCGCCGGAGCACTCAAGAAAGGAGGACGTTTCATCGGCTGCATCCCTAATTCTGATGTTCTGGGCGAGCGAGTCCGCAGATTCAACGAGGAGGCCGCAGCCAAGCGTGCAGCCAAGCAAAGCGAAGAAAAGGACGGCGATGGCTCGACAACACCGCAACAAACAGAGCCAGAGGATGGCGAGCTggaagagggcgaggaggagccCACCGCCGAATGGGGTAACTCGATTTACCGTGTGCGCTTCCCGGGAAAAACACctgatgatggtgtcttTCGACCTGCCTTTGGCTGGAAATATAACTTCTTTCTAGACGAAGCTGTGGAGGAGGTGCCTGAGTATGTCGTACCCTGGGAGGCCTTCCGTGCTCTCGCCGAGGACTACAACCTCGAGTTGCAGTTTCACCGCACTTTTCCTGAAATCTGGGAGGCGGAGAAGGATGACCGCGAGCTTGGTCCCCTGAGCGAGCGTATGGGCGTACGGGAGCGTGGTGGAGGTCCTCTTCTGGTATCTGACGAGGAGATGGAAGCTGCTAGTTTCTACGTCGGGTTCTGCTTCTACAAGGTCTAA
- a CDS encoding probable RPN7-subunit of the regulatory particle of the proteasome, which yields MGSDPQYAKWPLLPLSQHVFTLTNGYATKNAQQAAVKALQDAIAQDKMAPFYRYLAHPLDGVLNTLGEGGSSAPGRPLSRKSSLVGMIATKPAATIVSLPWDEGLYNQLKEDNDRELQEFQKEEDDAVEQAGDTEVMAAQGKRAEFWARVGDKDKAIAAYESLSEKTGILGTKIDVVLAIIRMGLFYGDKPLVKKHVERAKTLVESGGDWDRRNRLKAYEGLHLLTLRSYNLAAPLLLDSLSTFTSYELCTYSNLVVYSVLAGSVSLKRVDFKSKVVDAPEIKAILGDGEDKLLALSGALSAGPGADDTTGAKAPKTATAAVNLTTLGTSTEQPEAEMAIDFSPLALLVSSLYSGNYKTFFKSLAEVEEQFLNQDRYLHEHKNWFIREMRLRAYQQLLQSYRVVGLESMANDFGVTVDFLDRDLARFIAAGRIPCTIDRVTGKGVIETNRPDDKNKQYQDVVRQGDQLITKLQKYGQAVRLRGSERA from the exons ATGGGTTCCGACCCCCAGTACGCGAAGTGGCCATTGCTGCCTCTGTCGCAGCACGTTTTCACCCTCACAAACGGTTATGCCACTAAAAATGCGCAACAAGCTGCTGTAAAGGCTCTCCAAGATGCTATCGCACAGGACAAGATGGCTCCTTTCTACCGATATCTTGCCCACCCACTCGACGGCGTCCTCAACACTCTTGGCGAGGGCGGCTCTTCTGCTCCCGGGCGACCTCTCAGCAGAAAGTCCAGTCTTGTTGGAATGATTGCTACTAAGCCTGCCGCTACCATCGTCAGTCTGCCCTGGGACGAGGGCCTCTATAACCAGTTGAAGGAAGATAATGATCGGGAGCTGCAAGAGTTCcagaaagaggaggatgatgccGTTGAGCAAGCTGGTGATACCGAGGTCATGGCTGCTCAGGGGAAGCGAGCTGAGTTCTGGGCTCGTGTGGGAGATAAG gacaaggccatTGCCGCCTACGAGAGCCTCTCCGAAAAGACGGGAATCCTCGGTACCAAGATCGACGTCGTCCTCGCCATAATACGCATGGGTCTCTTCTATGGCGACAAGCctcttgtcaagaagcacgTCGAACGTGCGAAGACACTTGTCGAATCAGGCGGTGACTGGGACCGCCGCAACCGTCTCAAGGCCTACGAGGGTCTGCACCTACTCACACTTCGCTCCTACAACCTCGCTGCGCCTTTACTGCTCGACTCTCTCTCCACCTTCACCAGTTACGAACTCTGCACCTATTCCAACCTCGTTGTTTACTCCGTTCTGGCTGGTTCAGTGTCTCTCAAGCGAGTCGATTTCAAGTCAAAGGTTGTAGACGCACCTGAAATCAAGGCTATCCTGGGTGACGGCGAGGACAAGCTTCTTGCTCTCAGTGGTGCTCTCAGTGCTGGCCCTGGTGCCGATGACACTACCGGTGCGAAGGCTCCTAAGACGGCCACGGCTGCTGTCAACCTGACCACGTTGGGCACCAGCACGGAGCAACCTGAAGCCGAGATGGCCATTGACTTTAGCCCTCTAGCGCTGCTCGTTAGCAGTCTGTACAGCGGAAACTATAAgaccttcttcaagtctctcGCCGAGGTCGAGGAGCAGTTCCTAAACCAGGACCGCTATCTTCATGAGCACAAGAACTGGTTTATTCGGGAGATGCGACTTCGCGCCtatcagcagcttcttcaaagctACAGAGTTGTTGGCCTGGAGAGCATGGCCAATGACTTCGGAGTCACTGTTGACTTCCTCGATCG TGACCTCGCTCGCTTCATCGCTGCTGGGCGTATCCCCTGCACCATCGATCGCGTGACAGGCAAGGGTGTGATCGAGACAAACCGCCCcgatgacaagaacaagcagTATCAGGATGTTGTGCGACAGGGTGATCAGCTCATCACAAAACTACAAAAGTACGGCCAGGCTGTGCGACTGAGGGGTAGTGAGAGGGCATAA
- a CDS encoding probable alanine transaminases, which translates to MRLTSENINQRVVAAKYAVRGELAVKSEEYRAKIAKGDAGDLPFKQVISANIGNPQQLDQKPITFFRQVASLLENPILLQNEEALTKHFGYQTDVVERAKFLLSKIGSVGAYSASTGVPAIRDSIAQFIERRDGFPADPDHIYLSAGASSGVNTLLNVICASPKTGILIPIPQYPLYTATLSLLDATAVPYLLDEHKNWGTDVDTIRASYEKAKADGIDVRCIVIINPGNPTGASLPEEDIRAVLEFANKENLVVMADEVYQTNVFVGKFHSFKAVLRTLEKENPGKFDGLELASLHSVSKGMVGECGHRGGYFELVNFDAEVEANIYKFISIMLCAPVIGQCIVELMVNPPKPGEPSHELYKKEYDGIFTGLQERATALHKAFSQMEGVECAEPQGSMYLFPTINLPEKAAEAAKAEGRSPDEFYCMRLLEATGICVVPGSGFGQKEGTLHFRTTFLAPGTEWVGSIVKFHKEFLEKYR; encoded by the exons ATGAGATTGACTTCGGAGAACATCAACCAGCGAGTCGTCGCTGCCAAGTACGCCGTTCGTGGTGAACTTGCTGTCAAGTCCGAGGAATACCGAGCCAAGATCGCAAAGGGCGATGCCGGCGATCTCCCCTTCAAACAGGTTATTTCTGCAAACATTGGCAACCCTCAGCAGCTCGACCAGAAGCCCATCACCTTCTTCCGCCAGGTCGCCAGTCTTCTCGAGAACCCTATACTTCTCCAGAACGAGGAGGCCCTCACCAAGCACTTTGGCTACCAGACCGATGTCGTCGAGCGCGCCAAGTTCCTCCTGAGCAAGATCGGCTCCGTTGGTGCCTACAGTGCTAGCACCGGTGTTCCTGCGATCCGCGATAGCATCGCCCAGTTTATTGAGC GTCGCGATGGCTTCCCTGCAGATCCCGATCACATCTACCTGTCCGCCGGTGCCTCCTCCGGTGTCAACACCCTTCTCAATGTCATCTGCGCTTCCCCCAAGACCGGCATCCTTATTCCAATTCCTCAGTACCCTCTCTACACTGCTACTCTCTCCCTCTTGGACGCCACCGCTGTCCCTTACCTCCTGGACGAGCATAAGAACTGGGGTACCGACGTCGACACCATTCGTGCCTCATACgaaaaggccaaggctgacgGCATTGACGTTCGATGCATCGTCATTATCAACCCTGGTAACCCTACCGGTGCCTCTCTTCCCGAGGAGGATATTCGTGCTGTCCTTGAGTTCGCCAACAAGGAGAACCTAGTTGTTATGGCCGACGAGGTCTACCAGACAAATGTCTTTGTTGGCAAGTTCCACAGTTTCAAGGCTGTCCTCCGCACccttgagaaggagaaccCTGGCAAGTTTGACGGCCTCGAGCTCGCCTCTCTTCACAGTGTTTCCAAGGGCATGGTTGGCGAGTGTGGTCACCGAGGAGGTTACTTCGAGCTTGTCAACTTCGATGCCGAGGTCGAGGCCAACATCTACAAGTTCATTTCCATCATGCTCTGCGCCCCTGTTATTGGTCAGTGCATCGTTGAGTTGATGGTTAACCCTCCCAAGCCGGGTGAGCCCTCACACGAGCTTTACAAGAAGGAGTACGATGGCATATTCACCGGTCTTCAAGAGCGTGCTACCGCCCTCCACAAGGCTTTCTCTCAGATGGAGGGAGTTGAGTGCGCCGAGCCCCAGGGTTCCATGTACCTCTTCCCCACCATCAACCTGCCCGAGAAGGCCgccgaggctgccaaggcagAGGGTCGAAGCCCAGATGAGTTCTACTGCATGCGTCTCCTCGAGGCTACTGGTATCTGTGTCGTTCCCGGCTCAGGCTTTGGCCAGAAAGAGGGTACCCTGCATTTCAGAACAACTTTCCTTGCGCCTGGCACCGAGTGGGTTGGCAGTATCGTCAAGTTCCACAAGGAGTTCCTCGAGAAGTACCGATGA